The following coding sequences lie in one Glycine soja cultivar W05 chromosome 16, ASM419377v2, whole genome shotgun sequence genomic window:
- the LOC114390626 gene encoding solute carrier family 25 member 44-like, translating into MSMSVAEDDESSEEVHVPGEIDWQMLDKSKFFFLGAALFSGVSAALYPVVVLKTRQQVAQSQVSCINTAFSLIRGEGFRALYRGFGTSLMGTIPARALYMAALEVTKSNVGTATVRFGLAEPTAAAVANAAAGLSAAMAAQLVWTPVDVVSQRLMVQGVCDSGNSKASALRYINGIDAFRKILSSDGLRGLYRGFGISILTYAPSNAVWWASYSVAQRMVWGGVGYYLCKGNDSALKPDTKTVMAVQGVSAAVAGGMSALITMPLDTIKTRLQVLDGDENGRRGPTAMQTVRSLVREGGWMACYRGLGPRWASMSMSATTMITTYELLKRLSAKNQEVLT; encoded by the coding sequence ATGAGCATGAGTGTGGCAGAGGATGATGAATCTAGTGAAGAGGTTCATGTTCCGGGTGAGATTGATTGGCAAATGCTTGATAAATCCAAGTTTTTCTTCCTTGGTGCTGCTCTTTTCTCTGGGGTTTCTGCAGCTCTTTACCCTGTTGTTGTGTTGAAGACTAGGCAGCAAGTGGCTCAGTCCCAAGTTTCTTGCATCAACACTGCATTTTCCTTGATTAGGGGTGAGGGTTTTAGAGCATTGTACCGCGGGTTCGGGACTTCTTTGATGGGCACAATCCCTGCTAGGGCTCTTTACATGGCTGCATTAGAGGTTACCAAGAGCAATGTGGGAACTGCCACTGTTAGGTTTGGTCTTGCTGAACCAACTGCTGCTGCAGTTGCCAATGCAGCTGCTGGCTTGAGTGCAGCCATGGCAGCTCAGCTTGTGTGGACCCCTGTTGATGTCGTGAGCCAGAGGCTGATGGTTCAAGGTGTTTGTGATTCGGGAAATTCTAAGGCTTCAGCTCTTCGGTACATCAACGGGATTGATGCCTTCAGGAAGATCTTGAGCAGTGATGGTCTTAGGGGCTTGTATAGGGGTTTTGGGATATCAATTTTGACCTATGCCCCTTCAAATGCAGTTTGGTGGGCTTCATATTCTGTTGCACAAAGGATGGTTTGGGGTGGAGTTGGGTACTACTTGTGCAAGGGAAATGATAGTGCACTGAAGCCTGATACAAAGACTGTGATGGCAGTTCAGGGAGTCAGTGCAGCAGTGGCTGGTGGCATGTCTGCTTTGATCACCATGCCACTGGATACCATCAAGACAAGACTGCAGGTCCTGGATGGTGATGAGAATGGCCGTCGTGGACCCACAGCTATGCAGACAGTGAGGAGTCTGGTTAGGGAAGGTGGTTGGATGGCTTGTTATAGAGGATTGGGACCTAGATGGGCTTCTATGTCAATGTCTGCAACAACAATGATCACAACTTATGAGCTCCTCAAACGGCTCTCTGCGAAGAATCAAGAGGTTTTGACATGA